A window of the Choristoneura fumiferana chromosome 30, NRCan_CFum_1, whole genome shotgun sequence genome harbors these coding sequences:
- the LOC141444611 gene encoding uncharacterized protein, with product MPVSPATPARAPSASESAWPALRAPPTRATPATNAATAPAILTQPAMRIPSPSRFPPPANLPPPFAATNKRRLSPSPSSIPRPTIPRLELSPMDLSSRRVTCEDLGTDDDEEEDRSRARVPPSPRMSPTPPSPSPPPPPPPPSPAPPAAARGKRHPPLAVTSLPEWPRHFRVLEQKLGHPVNAKPLKEGIIFTPRSEAEYRVVQDHLEKTPGLAWNNWTRTEDLPLKVAIRGLPANTTPEDVVEGLREKGFLPIFAVAVRARAGRPGCIFHAQVEKNSATIPGIYNITTLLGMRGVKVEAWRGRPGPAQCHRCQAFRHSSVNCHHPQRCVRCGEGHAARDCQRPREDPPTCANCGGPHTANSVLCPEFQREARHKTAGVAPRTRTSARARPGTTPTGATATTVEHGHAPHSLMAAANDGSRPPLKRRRKRGGRKKKASNQEPREPQPKTTAPETLPKIGPAPEVAAPAKGKKAKPRTEVDDGKAKVIQQLILVLQELLQAIQSGQDPVPIILRRLADLYAQNG from the coding sequence ATGCCTGTCTCGCCCGCAACGCCTGCGCGCGCGCCATCCGCATCTGAGTCCGCGTGGCCAGCGCTACGTGCGCCGCCCACCCGCGCGACGCCCGCAACCAATGCGGCGACCGCGCCCGCGATACTAACGCAACCGGCGATGAGGATCCCATCGCCGTCGCGCTTTCCACCGCCAGCCAACCTGCCGCCGCCGTTTGCCGCTACAAACAAGCGGCGACTGTCACCCTCTCCGTCGTCGATCCCGCGCCCGACCATCCCGCGACTGGAGCTGTCTCCAATGGACCTCTCGTCCCGCAGAGTAACCTGCGAGGACTTGGGGACGGACGACGACGAGGAGGAGGACAGGAGCAGAGCCAGAGTACCGCCATCACCTCGGATGTCGCCTACACCACCGTCGCCTTCACCACCTCCGCCACCGCCGCCACCATCACCGGCGCCCCCCGCCGCCGCGAGGGGGAAGAGGCACCCGCCCTTAGCTGTGACGAGCTTACCAGAGTGGCCCAGGCACTTCCGCGTGTTGGAGCAGAAGCTGGGACACCCGGTGAACGCCAAGCCGCTGAAGGAGGGCATAATTTTCACGCCGCGATCGGAGGCAGAATACCGAGTGGTCCAAGACCACCTGGAGAAAACCCCAGGCTTGGCCTGGAACAACTGGACCCGGACGGAAGACCTGCCACTGAAAGTGGCAATACGCGGCCTCCCCGCGAACACAACGCCGGAGGACGTCGTCGAAGGCCTGAGGGAGAAGGGGTTCCTCCCGATATTTGCTGTGGCAGTGAGGGCGCGAGCGGGACGCCCTGGCTGCATTTTCCACGCGCAGGTGGAGAAGAACAGCGCGACCATCCCAGGCATCTACAACATCACCACGCTACTGGGCATGCGTGGGGTTAAAGTGGAAGCCTGGCGAGGAAGACCAGGACCTGCGCAGTGTCACCGGTGCCAGGCGTTCAGGCACAGTTCGGTGAACTGCCACCATCCGCAACGCTGCGTCCGCTGTGGAGAGGGACATGCTGCCCGCGACTGCCAGCGACCGCGCGAGGACCCGCCGACGTGCGCAAACTGCGGAGGACCCCACACCGCAAATAGCGTACTGTGCCCGGAATTCCAGAGGGAGGCGAGGCACAAGACGGCGGGAGTCGCACCACGCACACGCACGAGCGCGCGCGCACGCCCCGGAACCACCCCAACAGGAGCCACCGCCACCACGGTGGAACATGGACACGCACCACACTCCCTAATGGCGGCGGCCAACGATGGGAGTCGCCCGCCTTTGAAAAGGCGACGTAAACGCGGCGGGAGGAAGAAGAAGGCCTCCAACCAAGAGCCGCGAGAGCCCCAGCCGAAAACAACGGCACCGGAGACGCTCCCGAAAATCGGCCCGGCCCCGGAAGTCGCCGCCCCTGCAAAGGGGAAGAAGGCGAAGCCGAGGACGGAAGTTGACGACGGGAAAGCGAAGGTCATCCAGCAGCTGATTCTCGTGCTGCAGGAGCTGCTCCAGGCTATCCAATCAGGACAGGACCCCGTCCCGATTATTCTTAGAAGGCTAGCTGACTTGTACGCACAAAATGGCTAG